In Carassius gibelio isolate Cgi1373 ecotype wild population from Czech Republic chromosome B13, carGib1.2-hapl.c, whole genome shotgun sequence, one genomic interval encodes:
- the LOC127970195 gene encoding alcohol dehydrogenase 1-like, with product MATAGKVIKCRAAVAWEPNVPLMIEEIEVAPPQEGEIRIKVVATGVCHTDLYHPFEGKDKRGFPTVLGHEGAGVVESVGPGVTDFKPGDKVIPLFLSQCGECKFCKCPKTNLCDRSWSSKYYDIMSDPTTRFTCRGQPILQFMGTSTFSEYTVINQIAVVKIADDAPLDRVCLLSCGVSTGYGAAVNTAGVTPGSVCAVFGLGAIGLAAVMGCKNAGASRIFAVDINEKKFEKAKVFGATDFLNPKAYDKPISEVLAELTNGGVDFSLECVGNTEVMRTALESCVKGWGVSVLVGWTDVKEFSAKPIQLISGKTWKGSLFGGFKSKDSVPNLVGNYMNGKIKLDEFITHKMSLEQVNDAINLMKTGDCIRCILNISK from the exons ATGGCCACTGCAGGAAAG GTGATTAAATGTCGGGCTGCTGTTGCCTGGGAGCCAAATGTCCCCCTGATGATTGAGGAAATCGAAGTCGCCCCACCTCAGGAAGGAGAAATACGAATTAAG GTTGTAGCCACAGGTGTTTGTCACACTGACCTTTACCACCCGTTTGAAGGGAAGGACAAGCGGGGTTTTCCCACTGTCTTGGGACATGAGGGTGCTGGTGTGGTGGAGAGTGTGGGACCTGGAGTAACTGATTTCAAACCAG GTGATAAGGTCATTCCACTCTTCCTCTCTCAGTGTGGAGAATGCAAGTTCTGCAAGTGTCcaaaaacaaacctgtgtgaccGCAGCTg gtCAAGTAAGTATTATGACATTATGTCTGATCCTACAACACGTTTCACTTGCCGTGGTCAGCCCATCCTGCAGTTCATGGGCACCAGTACCTTCTCTGAGTACACTGTTATCAACCAGATTGCTGTGGTCAAGATTGCTGATGATGCCCCACTCGACCGCGTGTGTCTGCTCAGCTGCGGCGTCTCTACCGGTTATGGAGCTGCTGTCAACACAGCTGGG GTCACTCCTGGCTCAGTGTGTGCAGTGTTTGGACTGGGTGCAATAGGTCTGGCTGCAGTCATGGGCTGTAAAAATGCCGGAGCCTCCCGCATCTTTGCTGTGGATATTAATGAGAAGAAGTTTGAGAAGGCGAAGGTCTTTGGTGCCACTGATTTTCTGAATCCGAAGGCATATGATAAACCAATCTCTGAAGTACTGGCAGAACTTACCAATGGAGGAGTGGATTTCTCACTCGAGTGTGTGGGAAACACTGAAGTAATG AGAACTGCGCTGGAGTCATGTGTTAAAGGTTGGGGTGTGAGTGTTTTGGTTGGCTGGACTGATGTGAAGGAATTCTCTGCAAagccaattcagctcatatctggGAAAACCTGGAAAGGATCTCTGTTTGGAG GTTTTAAAAGCAAGGACTCTGTCCCAAACCTGGTTGGCAACTACATGAATGGAAAAATAAAGCTTGACGAGTTCATAACACACAAAATGAGTCTGGAACAGGTCAACGATGCCATCAACCTCATGAAGACTGGAGACTG CATTCGATGCATCCTGAATATATCCAAATGA